One region of Thiorhodovibrio frisius genomic DNA includes:
- a CDS encoding AAA family ATPase, with protein sequence MNPSDALIRTDLDQIPAISRRLARLSLQFFLNDTSLVKRLNDWDFLSTLWQLSQCLLEPAALAFFDPALAPERLPEVSTKVRDGLRALAAELRKADAEPDQDVVEEEMRLKHSRLSHQQGRRIELPPPPSKHRKLRLFFTGLSLAVLEPLAEADGEDCVAPLAELLGRALELEPAAARLLEYLVLREQHNELRILLKESRRGHLHARHDLHVAMTILLGIAPPVLRRLMAKSGPLRKLGLMDMHFGRHLDLEDYLDATDLLRELIDAEPEDEQALLALLIEPAPAADWALDAFPHLHEEALRAQGALNRAARDGVAGVNALFYGLPGTGKTELARAIAAACDLKAFQVRTSDEDDDGLNREGRLSAYLLAQRLLARRRDAVIIFDEVEDVFEQQHDLFALLSGRAPAGEQKGWMNRMLEENPVPTIWISNEVRGLDPAFQRRFLLPVCFITPPRSVRRQMAERHLGDLALSPALLDELAADEALTPAGLGAARRLVDLQPDAPVEITVRAGVASLRKLLHGTPAPRRRENATAFDVAYLNLAGGIAPNALFRALEREGSGRLCFYGPPGTGKTAFAEVLADALDRELVARQASDLISPYVGETEQNLARLFASVDPKRSVLLIDEVDSFLADRRQAQRQWERTQVNELLQQMERYPGILIAATNLMSGLDGAALRRFDFKLEFRALKPEQRLSLFAREALGDAEAPVPENLARHLEALNSLTPGDFANVARQQRLLGEALAPEAFLRRLLAECRLKTASSPA encoded by the coding sequence ATGAACCCAAGTGATGCCCTAATCCGAACCGATCTGGACCAGATTCCAGCCATTTCGCGTCGGCTGGCCCGTTTGAGTCTGCAATTCTTTCTAAATGACACCTCTTTGGTGAAACGCCTCAATGACTGGGACTTTCTCAGCACCCTCTGGCAACTGAGCCAGTGCCTGCTTGAGCCCGCTGCGCTAGCCTTCTTCGACCCAGCCCTGGCGCCGGAACGGCTGCCTGAAGTGAGCACGAAGGTGCGCGATGGCCTGCGCGCTCTGGCGGCGGAACTGCGCAAGGCTGACGCGGAGCCGGATCAGGACGTGGTCGAAGAGGAGATGCGGTTGAAGCACAGCCGACTCAGTCACCAACAAGGCCGGCGCATTGAGCTTCCTCCACCTCCGTCTAAGCACCGCAAGCTGCGATTGTTCTTCACTGGCTTGTCCTTGGCTGTGCTTGAACCCTTGGCGGAAGCCGACGGCGAGGACTGCGTCGCGCCGCTTGCCGAACTGCTCGGCCGGGCGCTGGAACTCGAACCGGCAGCCGCGCGACTGCTCGAGTACCTGGTGCTGCGCGAGCAACACAATGAACTGCGTATTTTGTTGAAGGAGTCGCGCCGTGGACATTTGCATGCGCGACACGATCTGCACGTCGCCATGACCATCCTGCTCGGCATCGCCCCGCCGGTACTGCGTCGGCTGATGGCCAAGAGCGGTCCGCTGCGCAAGCTGGGTCTGATGGATATGCATTTCGGTCGCCATTTGGATCTGGAAGACTACCTGGATGCGACTGACTTATTGCGTGAGCTGATCGATGCGGAGCCAGAGGATGAGCAGGCGCTGTTGGCGCTGCTGATCGAGCCAGCCCCGGCAGCTGACTGGGCGCTCGATGCGTTCCCGCATTTGCATGAGGAGGCATTGCGGGCGCAAGGCGCGCTCAATCGCGCGGCGCGCGATGGTGTTGCCGGGGTGAATGCGCTGTTTTACGGCCTGCCGGGCACGGGCAAGACGGAACTGGCGCGCGCCATCGCCGCTGCCTGCGATCTGAAGGCGTTTCAGGTACGCACTAGCGACGAGGATGATGACGGACTGAACCGCGAGGGGCGGCTGTCGGCTTATCTGTTGGCGCAGCGGTTGCTGGCAAGACGGCGCGACGCGGTGATCATTTTCGATGAGGTCGAGGATGTCTTCGAGCAGCAGCATGATCTGTTCGCGCTGCTCAGTGGTCGCGCGCCGGCCGGGGAGCAGAAGGGCTGGATGAACCGCATGCTGGAGGAAAACCCGGTCCCGACGATCTGGATCAGCAACGAGGTGCGCGGACTCGACCCGGCGTTTCAGCGCCGATTCCTGCTGCCGGTGTGCTTTATCACGCCGCCGCGCTCGGTCCGCCGCCAGATGGCCGAGCGACATCTGGGCGACCTGGCCCTGAGCCCGGCGCTGCTTGATGAGCTGGCCGCCGATGAAGCCCTGACCCCGGCGGGGCTTGGCGCGGCACGGCGTTTGGTCGATCTGCAGCCGGATGCGCCGGTGGAGATCACGGTGCGCGCGGGGGTCGCCTCGCTGCGCAAGCTGCTGCATGGCACCCCAGCGCCCCGCCGGCGCGAGAATGCCACCGCCTTTGATGTTGCCTACCTGAACCTGGCCGGCGGCATCGCGCCCAATGCGTTGTTTCGCGCGCTGGAACGCGAGGGTAGCGGTCGGCTGTGCTTCTATGGCCCGCCCGGAACGGGCAAGACGGCCTTTGCCGAGGTGCTCGCCGATGCGTTGGATCGGGAACTGGTTGCACGCCAAGCCTCCGATTTGATTTCCCCCTATGTGGGCGAGACCGAGCAGAACCTGGCGCGGCTGTTCGCCAGCGTCGACCCCAAGCGCTCGGTGCTGCTGATTGACGAGGTGGACAGCTTCTTGGCTGATCGGCGCCAGGCGCAGCGGCAATGGGAGCGTACCCAGGTCAATGAGTTGCTGCAACAGATGGAGCGCTATCCCGGCATTCTGATCGCGGCGACGAATTTGATGAGCGGATTGGATGGGGCCGCGCTGCGGCGGTTTGATTTCAAGCTGGAGTTCCGAGCGCTCAAGCCCGAGCAGCGCCTGAGTCTATTTGCCCGCGAAGCGCTTGGTGATGCCGAGGCACCAGTACCGGAGAACCTAGCGCGTCACCTAGAAGCACTCAACAGCCTGACCCCAGGGGACTTCGCCAACGTCGCCCGCCAGCAGCGCTTGCTGGGTGAGGCCCTCGCGCCGGAGGCCTTTTTGCGCCGCTTGCTTGCGGAGTGCCGGTTGAAAACTGCGAGCAGTCCGGCATAA
- a CDS encoding GTPase family protein — MNTSPFNRKSQDTDHERVSRAQAWARAEAPTIWLLGKTQAGKTSIVAEIVGKGHDEIGQGFLPMTKSARLYAFPEERPVLRFLDTRGLGDVADYDPTTDLQQASRQAQVILVVTRATDLAIEEVLATLARVRREQPDRPVLVAQSCLHQAYARHDRHPLPYPFTGEDSDFALPGLPDELRQAMQAQRKLFADLPGKLPPVFVPLDFTRPEQGVPPSDYGAQRLWDVLESVLLETVVRLRAEASTPLPERLRLKVMLPWAFAAAAANAVPAPILGGLGSASLQALMVNQIARRCGVKATLDQWGAFVTTLGPGFALGFGGRWAAQQVLKLGIGWGSALVAAWTFAITWGIGEAALYYFAERAAGREPDPKITHARYLHGIKEARTIYEKRKEPTQ, encoded by the coding sequence TTGAACACTTCGCCCTTCAACCGCAAGTCACAGGATACGGATCATGAGCGCGTCTCACGCGCCCAGGCTTGGGCGCGCGCCGAGGCGCCAACCATCTGGCTGCTCGGCAAGACTCAGGCCGGCAAGACCAGCATCGTTGCTGAAATTGTCGGCAAGGGGCATGACGAGATCGGCCAGGGGTTCCTGCCCATGACCAAGAGCGCACGCCTTTACGCCTTCCCCGAGGAGCGCCCGGTGTTGCGCTTTCTCGACACCCGCGGTCTGGGCGATGTCGCCGACTATGATCCAACCACCGATCTGCAACAAGCCAGCCGCCAGGCGCAGGTGATTTTGGTGGTCACCCGCGCCACTGACCTGGCCATTGAGGAAGTGCTGGCGACGCTTGCCCGGGTGCGCCGTGAGCAACCGGACCGGCCCGTGCTGGTGGCACAAAGCTGCCTGCATCAGGCCTACGCGCGCCATGATCGCCATCCCCTGCCCTATCCCTTCACCGGCGAGGACAGCGATTTCGCGCTGCCCGGACTGCCCGATGAATTGCGCCAGGCCATGCAGGCGCAGCGGAAGCTGTTTGCAGACCTGCCCGGCAAGCTTCCGCCGGTGTTCGTGCCGCTTGATTTTACCCGCCCGGAACAGGGCGTGCCGCCGAGCGACTATGGCGCGCAGCGCCTGTGGGATGTGCTGGAGAGCGTGCTGCTGGAGACGGTCGTGCGCTTGCGCGCGGAGGCCAGCACACCCTTGCCGGAGCGACTGCGGCTCAAGGTCATGTTGCCCTGGGCGTTCGCGGCGGCAGCGGCCAACGCCGTGCCCGCACCCATCCTCGGTGGCCTCGGCTCGGCCAGCCTGCAAGCACTCATGGTCAATCAGATTGCGCGGCGCTGCGGGGTCAAGGCAACACTCGACCAATGGGGCGCCTTCGTCACCACACTCGGCCCCGGATTCGCCCTGGGTTTTGGCGGACGCTGGGCCGCGCAGCAAGTGCTGAAACTCGGCATCGGCTGGGGCAGCGCGCTGGTCGCGGCCTGGACCTTTGCCATCACCTGGGGAATCGGCGAGGCGGCGCTGTACTATTTCGCCGAGCGCGCGGCAGGGCGTGAACCAGATCCAAAGATCACGCACGCACGCTATCTCCATGGAATAAAGGAAGCGCGCACCATCTATGAAAAACGCAAGGAGCCAACCCAATGA
- a CDS encoding AAA family ATPase has product MTIHYLSESGDLYQAPEEPFLPPLGIESKVVIRLCLSMLFEAKGLSAFLQSMEHNFPENRLFHALGVERPPEKEYEHVLKRQLMARRAEVGRFDGDFGRQIDTGISHLADRIGLSEIDCQILGFAALLELHRCLAKLSSLAFGELDALWVAKVTATTLGEEPSAVQASLSTRGILCRSGLLCVERKQRSRLHAMFSLMPSLAGALMAGAEEIDALLDRSTPKAPAAGLTLADYPHLRAEVSLARRLLAATRHPGTNLLFHGPPGTGKTQLARALADALERPLYQVPNEDDDDGPVTGINRLRSFRLAQNVLARQPRALILFDEVEDVFPDRLGVSLGNSELTKGWMNDTLESNPVPTIWVCNGLSGFDEAYLRRFSQVVEVGLPPQPVRERMIRAHTRSLPVSRAWCQRASRHPHLSPALLRQAVDTLSRAGYRQGGRAESTLETLLNASLSAMGERPLPKPESADQLRFHLTYLNADHDLKALVQGVKRDPRARLCLYGPPGTGKSAFGAHLARHLGRPLLVRRASDLLNAYVGGTEQQLAAMFREAETARAVLVLDEADSFLRDRREARASWELTQTNEFLTQLEAFDGLFVASTNLFDALDGAALRRFDLKIRFDYLRPEQSWRLFRETLRQAGGQLSKPEPWRTRLAAMDRLTPGDFAVQLRRNRLAAEPMTPGRLLDDLAAEMALKTDTPARAVGFMANL; this is encoded by the coding sequence ATGACTATCCATTATCTTTCGGAGTCTGGCGACCTTTACCAGGCTCCTGAGGAGCCCTTTCTGCCCCCACTTGGCATCGAGAGCAAAGTCGTGATTCGGCTTTGTCTAAGCATGCTGTTCGAGGCAAAGGGTCTTTCTGCATTTCTCCAGTCGATGGAGCATAACTTCCCGGAGAATCGCCTTTTTCACGCGCTTGGTGTTGAGCGTCCTCCCGAGAAGGAATATGAGCATGTATTGAAACGACAGCTCATGGCGCGCCGTGCTGAGGTCGGGCGTTTTGATGGCGACTTTGGTCGCCAAATCGATACCGGTATTTCCCATCTGGCGGATCGGATCGGCCTCTCTGAGATTGACTGCCAGATATTGGGTTTCGCCGCGCTTCTTGAGCTGCATCGGTGTCTCGCGAAGTTGTCCTCTCTTGCTTTCGGTGAACTCGATGCCCTCTGGGTGGCGAAGGTGACAGCGACGACATTGGGAGAGGAACCGAGCGCGGTGCAAGCTTCGCTCTCCACCAGAGGCATCCTCTGCCGATCTGGACTACTGTGTGTTGAACGCAAGCAGAGAAGCCGGCTGCATGCGATGTTTAGTCTCATGCCCAGCCTGGCCGGGGCATTGATGGCCGGTGCCGAGGAGATCGACGCACTCCTCGATCGCAGTACGCCAAAGGCGCCGGCCGCGGGATTGACGCTCGCCGATTATCCGCACTTGCGCGCGGAAGTCAGTCTGGCGCGTCGTCTGCTGGCGGCTACCAGACACCCGGGAACCAACCTGCTGTTCCATGGGCCGCCAGGAACCGGCAAGACACAGTTGGCGCGTGCCTTGGCGGATGCGCTGGAGCGACCCTTGTATCAGGTTCCCAACGAGGACGATGACGACGGCCCAGTTACGGGTATCAATCGCTTGCGTTCCTTTCGGCTCGCGCAGAATGTACTGGCCCGGCAACCGCGGGCGCTGATTTTGTTCGATGAAGTTGAAGACGTGTTTCCTGATCGTCTCGGCGTTTCACTTGGTAATAGCGAGCTTACCAAGGGCTGGATGAACGATACCCTGGAGTCGAATCCTGTTCCGACCATCTGGGTATGCAACGGCCTTTCCGGATTCGATGAGGCTTATCTGCGACGTTTCAGCCAAGTGGTTGAGGTGGGGCTGCCGCCGCAGCCGGTTCGTGAGCGGATGATTCGGGCACATACGCGGAGTTTGCCGGTATCGAGGGCTTGGTGCCAACGTGCTTCGCGTCACCCTCATCTTTCACCGGCGCTCTTGCGCCAAGCGGTCGATACCCTGTCAAGAGCTGGCTATCGCCAGGGTGGACGCGCCGAGTCAACGCTGGAGACGCTCCTGAATGCCTCCCTGAGTGCCATGGGGGAACGGCCTTTACCCAAACCCGAAAGCGCGGATCAACTGCGTTTTCATCTGACCTATCTGAACGCGGATCATGATCTCAAAGCCCTGGTGCAGGGAGTCAAGCGTGATCCGCGCGCACGGCTGTGTCTCTATGGGCCGCCAGGCACAGGCAAGTCCGCCTTCGGTGCGCATTTGGCGCGCCATCTTGGCCGCCCGCTGCTGGTTCGTCGGGCATCTGATCTGCTCAATGCGTATGTCGGTGGCACCGAACAGCAACTGGCCGCCATGTTTCGCGAAGCCGAAACGGCTCGCGCTGTACTTGTGCTCGATGAAGCGGACAGTTTTTTGCGTGATCGGCGCGAGGCACGGGCCAGTTGGGAGTTGACTCAAACCAATGAGTTTCTGACCCAACTCGAAGCCTTTGACGGACTCTTTGTCGCGTCAACCAACCTGTTCGATGCGCTGGACGGCGCCGCTTTGCGCCGTTTCGACCTCAAGATTCGGTTTGACTACCTCCGCCCCGAGCAGAGTTGGCGCCTGTTTCGCGAGACCCTTCGCCAGGCAGGAGGCCAGTTGAGCAAACCTGAGCCATGGCGGACACGTCTTGCGGCTATGGACCGGCTCACCCCTGGAGATTTCGCCGTTCAACTGCGCCGCAACCGATTGGCCGCTGAGCCGATGACGCCCGGGCGGTTACTTGACGACTTGGCCGCGGAGATGGCGCTGAAGACCGACACACCAGCGCGGGCGGTTGGATTCATGGCGAATCTATGA
- a CDS encoding GTPase family protein, which yields MKRFWNHIRFYWREWLLGFLMLAPFVLVLPTAGIAFLWQQGWFWYWPTSVVAFTLIPLVAIRAFWNPRAHGVSIAAADSDAAPAERQARNAMEVIIAGVTAEDVRTADSGLNLILRSVNAVATAFTPEGDALPEQGLAGLSKAALRFTLPEILLMNEELARKLRETLTRDLPMTRQVEVGWALDTYETGTSIAEPAMQLARAARWVNPLSAIQHELVGFALSNAINQLGAHAKAQVAAYLAREVGEAAIRLYSGHYRRRADELLATAPKSEAPRAPDPLTIVLSGQRNAGKSSLLNALLGVAQAPVGLTRPSEGFTAYRLAMPEIGDLILVDSPGLDQMPRESWLKQARQTDLILWVVAANRADRAADQRGLAKLRELTASDPRLRAIPLVLVATQADRLDPPLEWSPPYDPLTGTRPKEVAMRAALEAAARKLNIPIARSVTVAAPPDAPPWNLDGLWTVIIAALPAARQKQLERALSQDGWFKTVVDGFRTVPGVVRQVGTFITR from the coding sequence ATGAAACGATTCTGGAACCACATTCGATTCTACTGGCGCGAGTGGCTGCTGGGGTTTTTGATGCTCGCCCCGTTCGTGCTGGTGCTGCCGACGGCGGGCATCGCCTTCCTGTGGCAACAAGGCTGGTTCTGGTACTGGCCAACCAGCGTGGTGGCTTTCACCCTGATCCCGCTGGTGGCCATCCGCGCCTTCTGGAACCCGCGCGCGCATGGCGTCAGCATCGCCGCCGCCGATTCGGATGCCGCACCCGCGGAACGCCAGGCACGGAATGCGATGGAGGTTATTATCGCCGGTGTCACAGCGGAGGATGTGCGCACAGCGGACAGCGGACTGAACCTGATTCTGCGCTCGGTCAACGCCGTCGCCACCGCCTTTACCCCAGAGGGTGACGCGCTGCCTGAGCAAGGCCTGGCCGGCCTGTCCAAAGCCGCGCTGCGCTTCACGCTGCCAGAAATTCTGCTAATGAACGAAGAACTCGCACGCAAGCTGCGAGAGACCTTAACGCGTGATCTGCCGATGACGCGCCAGGTTGAGGTCGGCTGGGCGCTGGATACCTACGAAACCGGGACAAGCATCGCCGAGCCGGCGATGCAATTGGCGCGGGCGGCGCGCTGGGTCAACCCGCTTTCCGCCATCCAGCACGAGCTGGTGGGATTCGCGTTATCCAATGCGATCAATCAACTGGGCGCGCACGCCAAGGCACAGGTCGCCGCGTATCTCGCGCGCGAAGTCGGCGAAGCGGCGATCCGGCTCTATTCCGGCCATTACCGGCGCCGCGCCGATGAACTGCTCGCCACCGCACCCAAGTCCGAGGCGCCCCGGGCGCCAGATCCACTGACCATTGTGCTGTCCGGCCAACGCAACGCCGGCAAATCCAGCCTGCTCAACGCGCTCCTGGGTGTCGCCCAGGCGCCGGTCGGGCTGACCCGGCCCTCCGAGGGCTTCACCGCTTATCGCCTGGCCATGCCGGAGATTGGCGACCTGATTTTGGTCGACAGCCCCGGCCTGGATCAGATGCCGCGCGAGTCCTGGCTGAAGCAGGCGCGTCAGACTGACCTGATCCTGTGGGTGGTCGCGGCCAATCGCGCGGATCGCGCCGCCGATCAGCGCGGTCTGGCGAAACTACGCGAGCTGACCGCTTCCGATCCACGACTGCGCGCCATCCCCCTGGTGCTGGTGGCCACCCAGGCCGACCGGCTCGACCCACCGCTGGAGTGGTCGCCTCCCTACGATCCGCTCACCGGCACGCGCCCCAAGGAAGTCGCCATGCGCGCGGCCCTGGAGGCAGCGGCGCGGAAGCTCAACATTCCCATCGCGCGCAGTGTGACGGTCGCCGCGCCACCCGATGCCCCGCCCTGGAATCTCGATGGTCTGTGGACGGTCATCATCGCCGCCCTGCCCGCCGCTCGGCAAAAGCAGCTCGAACGCGCCCTGAGTCAGGACGGTTGGTTCAAAACCGTCGTCGATGGCTTCCGCACCGTGCCGGGCGTCGTCCGCCAGGTCGGCACGTTCATCACGCGCTGA
- a CDS encoding 3' terminal RNA ribose 2'-O-methyltransferase Hen1, which translates to MLLTLTTTHRPATDLGYLLAKHPAHCHERAFGHGRAWLFFPEATEARCTACLLLDIDPIALSRSAARPGAGAGGASSAPLEPYVNDRPYVASSFLSVAIARTLGSALKGRSRERPELAETAIPLEAHLPALPAAGGESFLRDLFEPLGYELEVEPVPLDEAFPCWGPSRLVSLRLHARLRLAELLNHLYVLLPVLDDRKHYWVGEAELDKLLHAGGDWLATHPEREIIARRYLKRDRRMVGEALRQLLAGDDPDSDAEEDPRLAASLARARNGPLAQRRRAAIISTLVDHGSTSVLDIGCGDGRLLQDLLADSRFARIAGTDVSPEVLRVAAKMLHLDECSERQRQRLALFQSSALYRDARYRGFDALVVSEVIEHVDPSLLKTLARMLFGEAQPPLLILTTPNRDYNALYPRLPAGDRRERDHRFEWSRAEFQDWCLPVAAQYGYQVRFEPIGDPHPELGASSQMAIFTRADSRERAPA; encoded by the coding sequence ATGCTTCTGACCCTCACCACCACCCATCGCCCCGCGACGGATCTCGGCTATCTGCTCGCCAAGCACCCGGCGCACTGCCATGAGCGCGCGTTTGGCCATGGGCGCGCCTGGCTGTTCTTCCCGGAGGCCACCGAGGCGCGTTGCACGGCTTGCTTGCTGCTCGATATCGATCCCATCGCGCTCTCGCGGTCGGCGGCTCGGCCGGGTGCGGGTGCGGGCGGTGCGTCATCCGCGCCGCTGGAACCCTATGTGAACGACCGACCCTATGTGGCGTCGTCCTTTCTGAGTGTCGCCATCGCCCGCACCCTGGGCTCGGCGCTCAAGGGGCGCAGCCGGGAGCGGCCGGAGCTGGCTGAGACTGCCATTCCGCTTGAGGCGCATTTGCCGGCGCTGCCGGCGGCGGGCGGTGAGTCTTTTCTGCGCGATCTGTTCGAGCCGCTGGGTTATGAACTCGAAGTCGAACCCGTGCCGCTTGATGAGGCCTTTCCGTGCTGGGGGCCGAGCCGGCTAGTCAGCCTGCGCCTGCACGCCCGGCTGCGACTGGCGGAGCTGTTGAACCATCTCTATGTGCTGCTGCCGGTGCTCGATGATCGCAAGCATTACTGGGTTGGCGAGGCGGAGCTTGACAAGCTGCTGCACGCCGGCGGCGACTGGCTGGCGACGCACCCGGAGCGAGAGATCATCGCCCGGCGTTATCTCAAGCGCGACCGCCGGATGGTTGGGGAGGCCTTGCGGCAACTCCTGGCCGGGGACGATCCTGATAGCGACGCCGAGGAGGATCCGCGACTGGCCGCGAGTCTTGCGCGGGCACGCAACGGTCCCTTGGCACAGCGGCGCCGCGCGGCGATCATTTCGACGCTGGTCGACCACGGTTCAACATCGGTGCTGGATATCGGCTGTGGCGATGGACGGCTGCTACAGGATCTGCTCGCCGACAGCCGCTTCGCGCGCATCGCCGGCACCGACGTCTCGCCCGAGGTGCTGCGCGTCGCGGCCAAGATGCTGCATCTGGATGAATGCTCCGAGCGGCAACGCCAGCGCCTGGCGTTGTTTCAAAGTTCAGCCTTGTATCGCGACGCGCGTTATCGCGGCTTCGATGCCTTGGTGGTCAGCGAGGTCATCGAGCATGTCGACCCTTCGCTCCTGAAAACCCTGGCGCGCATGTTGTTCGGCGAGGCCCAGCCGCCGTTGCTGATCCTGACCACGCCGAATCGCGATTACAATGCGCTCTATCCCCGACTGCCGGCTGGCGATCGGCGCGAACGGGATCACCGCTTCGAATGGTCGCGGGCGGAGTTCCAGGACTGGTGCTTGCCCGTCGCCGCGCAATACGGTTATCAGGTGCGCTTCGAGCCGATTGGCGACCCGCACCCGGAATTGGGTGCCTCGAGCCAGATGGCGATCTTCACCCGAGCAGACAGCCGCGAGCGTGCCCCGGCATGA
- the ltrA gene encoding group II intron reverse transcriptase/maturase yields MKQTSLLGIAKKAASDKAHRFRNLFGLLNVSYLLACWRLINKGAASGVDRLDARAYEANLQDNVEALAAAVKGGWYRAKLVLRRYIPKLNGKLRPLGIPAIADKVLQMGVTKILEEIYEQDFLDCSYGYRPRVGALDAVRDLSAELRSGRYHFLVEADIRAFFDRIDHDTLIELLQRRIDDEPFLRLIRKWLKAGVLEPDGAVQHPKTGSPQGGIISPMLANIYLHYALDEWFENTVKTHCKGKAYLCRYADDFVCAFECEFDAQRFYRVLGLRMERFGLEVAQEKTQLLRFSRQDWTRNGTFEFLGFEFRWGRGRWGKPALKRRTARKKYRASLASFRDWCRAHCRMHKDKFFAALNAKLRGYYNYYGIRGNSDSLGDFFYHVTRMLYRELNRRSQRRSYNWKGFAELIKVFKLERPRICHSF; encoded by the coding sequence ATGAAGCAAACCTCCCTGTTGGGAATAGCGAAAAAGGCGGCATCGGACAAGGCCCATCGATTCCGCAACCTCTTTGGCCTGCTCAACGTCAGCTATCTTCTGGCCTGTTGGCGGCTGATTAACAAAGGTGCGGCCAGCGGTGTCGACCGACTGGATGCCCGCGCCTATGAAGCCAACCTTCAGGACAATGTAGAAGCACTGGCGGCGGCGGTCAAAGGGGGATGGTATCGGGCCAAGCTGGTACTGAGAAGATACATCCCCAAGCTCAACGGAAAGTTGAGGCCATTGGGGATTCCGGCCATCGCGGACAAAGTGCTCCAGATGGGGGTTACCAAGATACTGGAAGAGATTTATGAGCAGGACTTTCTGGACTGTAGCTATGGTTACCGACCTCGGGTTGGTGCCCTGGATGCAGTGCGAGACCTGAGCGCCGAGCTGCGAAGCGGGCGTTATCACTTCCTGGTCGAGGCGGATATTCGCGCATTCTTTGATCGAATCGATCACGATACACTGATCGAACTGTTGCAGCGACGGATAGACGATGAACCCTTTTTGCGGCTGATTCGCAAGTGGTTAAAGGCCGGCGTTTTGGAGCCAGATGGCGCGGTTCAGCATCCCAAGACAGGCTCGCCCCAGGGCGGGATCATCTCCCCGATGCTTGCGAATATCTATCTCCACTACGCGCTAGATGAGTGGTTTGAGAACACGGTCAAGACACATTGCAAAGGGAAAGCGTACCTCTGTCGGTATGCCGACGATTTTGTGTGCGCGTTTGAATGTGAGTTCGACGCCCAGCGCTTTTATCGGGTGCTTGGGTTGCGGATGGAGCGGTTCGGGCTGGAAGTCGCGCAAGAGAAAACGCAGTTGCTGCGGTTCTCGCGTCAGGACTGGACGCGTAACGGCACCTTTGAGTTTCTCGGATTCGAGTTTCGCTGGGGACGAGGGCGTTGGGGAAAACCCGCGCTCAAACGGCGCACGGCACGGAAGAAATACCGCGCCTCCCTGGCCAGTTTTCGAGACTGGTGTCGGGCACACTGCCGGATGCACAAGGACAAGTTCTTCGCGGCTCTCAATGCGAAGCTGCGCGGGTACTACAATTACTACGGTATCCGAGGCAACTCCGACAGCCTGGGTGACTTTTTCTACCATGTCACACGCATGCTCTACCGGGAGCTGAATCGCCGCAGTCAGCGGCGCAGTTACAACTGGAAGGGCTTTGCCGAACTGATCAAGGTGTTCAAGCTTGAGCGACCACGAATCTGCCACAGCTTCTGA